From a region of the Triticum aestivum cultivar Chinese Spring chromosome 7D, IWGSC CS RefSeq v2.1, whole genome shotgun sequence genome:
- the LOC123167961 gene encoding TBC1 domain family member 13 isoform X1 encodes MTREAMRRKAKAVPEWLNSPLWSTPPLASTPADPYGTDFSPPPAPSPKPSPSVPPPPMREQAVDSYAGRGGEIREEDGAGAALRAHLLADFKAAVRLSKKVVNMGELRRLACLGVPDGGGTDVRPLVWKLLLGYLPTERSLWPYELEKKRSQYSAYKDEFLLNPSEKLRRIEESKLSRKKELTGERNGLLPRSEVTNEEHPLSFGKSSLWNQYFQESEILEQIDRDVKRTHPDKSFFSAKSNQESLRRILIIFSRLYPSVRYVQGLNEVLAPLFYVLKNDLDTSNSTSAEADTFFCFVELISGFKNNYCKHLDNSLVGIRSILSKLSQLLKKHDEELWRHMEVITKVYPQYYAFRWITLLLTMEFSFNVCIHIWDAMLGDPEGPPDTLLRICCAMLILVRKRLLVGDFTANIQLLQHYPQTNIDHLLHIANRLRGTMPS; translated from the exons ATGACTCGAGAAGCGATGCGGAGGAAGGCGAAGGCCGTGCCGGAGTGGCTGAACAGCCCGCTCTGGTCGACCCCGCCGCTCGCCTCGACCCCCGCCGACCCCTACGGCACCGACTTCTCCCCGCCGCCTGCGCCGTCCCCCAAGCCGTCTCCTTCCGTTCCGCCGCCACCGATGCGCGAGCAGGCGGTCGATTCCTATGCTGGCCGCGGGGGAGAGATACGAGAAGAGGACGGCGCCGGCGCTGCTCTCCGGGCGCACTTGCTTGCCGACTTCAAGGCCGCGGTTCGT CTGtctaagaaggtggtgaacatgGGGGAGCTGCGGAGACTCGCCTGCCTTGGCGTGCCAGATGGCGGCGGCACGGACGTACGACCGCTCGTGTGGAAG CTTCTCTTGGGGTATTTGCCAACTGAACGCTCTTTATGGCCTTATGAACTAGAAAAGAAGCGAAGCCAGTACAGTGCATATAAAGATGAGTTTCTTCTAAATCCT TCAGAAAAATTACGTAGAATCGAGGAATCAAAGTTGTCAAGAAAGAAAGAATTAACTGGTGAAAGGAATGGCTTGCTCCCAAGGTCAGAAGTAACTAATGAAGAGCATCCTTTGAGCTTTGGTAAATCTAGCTTGTGGAACCAATACTTCCAG GAATCAGAGATCCTGGAGCAGATAGACCGAGATGTGAAGCGAACACATCCAGACAAGTCGTTTTTTTCTGCCAAGTCTAACCAG GAATCACTAAGGCGTATTCTCATTATATTTTCAAGATTATACCCTAGTGTAAGATATGTGCAAGGGTTGAATGAAGTTTTGGCACCTCTATTTTACGTATTGAAGAATGACCTTGACACAAGTAACTCG ACTTCAGCTGAAGCAGACACTttcttttgctttgttgaattgATTAGTGGCTTTAAAAACAACTATTGTAAACATCTTGACAACAGCCTGGTGGGTATTCGGTCTATACTTTCAAAGTTGTCTCAACTCTTAAAGAAACATGACGAAGAGCTATGGCGTCATATGGAGGTCATTACAAAG GTGTACCCGCAATACTATGCATTTAGATGGATTACATTACTGTTGACAATGGAGTTCAGCTTCAATGTGTGTATTCACATCTGGGATGCCATGTTAGGCGATCCCGAAGGTCCTCCG GACACCTTGCTGAGGATATGCTGTGCTATGCTCATTCTTGTCCGGAAGCGGCTCCTGGTTGGAGATTTCACCGCCAATATCCAGCTGCTGCAGCACTACCCGCAAACTAACATAGATCACCTCCTCCACATCGCTAACAGATTGAGAGGAACCATGCCCAGCTAG
- the LOC123167961 gene encoding TBC1 domain family member 13 isoform X2 produces the protein MTREAMRRKAKAVPEWLNSPLWSTPPLASTPADPYGTDFSPPPAPSPKPSPSVPPPPMREQAVDSYAGRGGEIREEDGAGAALRAHLLADFKAALSKKVVNMGELRRLACLGVPDGGGTDVRPLVWKLLLGYLPTERSLWPYELEKKRSQYSAYKDEFLLNPSEKLRRIEESKLSRKKELTGERNGLLPRSEVTNEEHPLSFGKSSLWNQYFQESEILEQIDRDVKRTHPDKSFFSAKSNQESLRRILIIFSRLYPSVRYVQGLNEVLAPLFYVLKNDLDTSNSTSAEADTFFCFVELISGFKNNYCKHLDNSLVGIRSILSKLSQLLKKHDEELWRHMEVITKVYPQYYAFRWITLLLTMEFSFNVCIHIWDAMLGDPEGPPDTLLRICCAMLILVRKRLLVGDFTANIQLLQHYPQTNIDHLLHIANRLRGTMPS, from the exons ATGACTCGAGAAGCGATGCGGAGGAAGGCGAAGGCCGTGCCGGAGTGGCTGAACAGCCCGCTCTGGTCGACCCCGCCGCTCGCCTCGACCCCCGCCGACCCCTACGGCACCGACTTCTCCCCGCCGCCTGCGCCGTCCCCCAAGCCGTCTCCTTCCGTTCCGCCGCCACCGATGCGCGAGCAGGCGGTCGATTCCTATGCTGGCCGCGGGGGAGAGATACGAGAAGAGGACGGCGCCGGCGCTGCTCTCCGGGCGCACTTGCTTGCCGACTTCAAGGCCGCG CTGtctaagaaggtggtgaacatgGGGGAGCTGCGGAGACTCGCCTGCCTTGGCGTGCCAGATGGCGGCGGCACGGACGTACGACCGCTCGTGTGGAAG CTTCTCTTGGGGTATTTGCCAACTGAACGCTCTTTATGGCCTTATGAACTAGAAAAGAAGCGAAGCCAGTACAGTGCATATAAAGATGAGTTTCTTCTAAATCCT TCAGAAAAATTACGTAGAATCGAGGAATCAAAGTTGTCAAGAAAGAAAGAATTAACTGGTGAAAGGAATGGCTTGCTCCCAAGGTCAGAAGTAACTAATGAAGAGCATCCTTTGAGCTTTGGTAAATCTAGCTTGTGGAACCAATACTTCCAG GAATCAGAGATCCTGGAGCAGATAGACCGAGATGTGAAGCGAACACATCCAGACAAGTCGTTTTTTTCTGCCAAGTCTAACCAG GAATCACTAAGGCGTATTCTCATTATATTTTCAAGATTATACCCTAGTGTAAGATATGTGCAAGGGTTGAATGAAGTTTTGGCACCTCTATTTTACGTATTGAAGAATGACCTTGACACAAGTAACTCG ACTTCAGCTGAAGCAGACACTttcttttgctttgttgaattgATTAGTGGCTTTAAAAACAACTATTGTAAACATCTTGACAACAGCCTGGTGGGTATTCGGTCTATACTTTCAAAGTTGTCTCAACTCTTAAAGAAACATGACGAAGAGCTATGGCGTCATATGGAGGTCATTACAAAG GTGTACCCGCAATACTATGCATTTAGATGGATTACATTACTGTTGACAATGGAGTTCAGCTTCAATGTGTGTATTCACATCTGGGATGCCATGTTAGGCGATCCCGAAGGTCCTCCG GACACCTTGCTGAGGATATGCTGTGCTATGCTCATTCTTGTCCGGAAGCGGCTCCTGGTTGGAGATTTCACCGCCAATATCCAGCTGCTGCAGCACTACCCGCAAACTAACATAGATCACCTCCTCCACATCGCTAACAGATTGAGAGGAACCATGCCCAGCTAG
- the LOC123167961 gene encoding TBC domain-containing protein C1952.17c isoform X3 — MAAARTYDRSCGSVQLLLGYLPTERSLWPYELEKKRSQYSAYKDEFLLNPSEKLRRIEESKLSRKKELTGERNGLLPRSEVTNEEHPLSFGKSSLWNQYFQESEILEQIDRDVKRTHPDKSFFSAKSNQESLRRILIIFSRLYPSVRYVQGLNEVLAPLFYVLKNDLDTSNSVRFFFHTQAKAVKQPSFVSLVFKAVAMMKSYVEHFSQSGLKKICVGWCFTIVLFDQWFHLLILFINSIIPLLELQTSAEADTFFCFVELISGFKNNYCKHLDNSLVGIRSILSKLSQLLKKHDEELWRHMEVITKVYPQYYAFRWITLLLTMEFSFNVCIHIWDAMLGDPEGPPDTLLRICCAMLILVRKRLLVGDFTANIQLLQHYPQTNIDHLLHIANRLRGTMPS; from the exons ATGGCGGCGGCACGGACGTACGACCGCTCGTGTGGAAG TGTGCAGCTTCTCTTGGGGTATTTGCCAACTGAACGCTCTTTATGGCCTTATGAACTAGAAAAGAAGCGAAGCCAGTACAGTGCATATAAAGATGAGTTTCTTCTAAATCCT TCAGAAAAATTACGTAGAATCGAGGAATCAAAGTTGTCAAGAAAGAAAGAATTAACTGGTGAAAGGAATGGCTTGCTCCCAAGGTCAGAAGTAACTAATGAAGAGCATCCTTTGAGCTTTGGTAAATCTAGCTTGTGGAACCAATACTTCCAG GAATCAGAGATCCTGGAGCAGATAGACCGAGATGTGAAGCGAACACATCCAGACAAGTCGTTTTTTTCTGCCAAGTCTAACCAG GAATCACTAAGGCGTATTCTCATTATATTTTCAAGATTATACCCTAGTGTAAGATATGTGCAAGGGTTGAATGAAGTTTTGGCACCTCTATTTTACGTATTGAAGAATGACCTTGACACAAGTAACTCGGTAAGGTTCTTCTTCCACACCCAGGCTAAAGCTGTAAAGCAACCATCCTTTGTGTCTTTGGTTTTTAAAGCAGTGGCAATGATGAAGAGTTATGTAGAACATTTTTCTCAATCTGGGTTAAAAAAAATCTGTGTTGGATGGTGCTTCACAATTGTTCTATTTGATCAGTGGTTTCACCTTCTAATACTGTTCATTAACTCGATTATCCCTCTACTGGAATTGCAGACTTCAGCTGAAGCAGACACTttcttttgctttgttgaattgATTAGTGGCTTTAAAAACAACTATTGTAAACATCTTGACAACAGCCTGGTGGGTATTCGGTCTATACTTTCAAAGTTGTCTCAACTCTTAAAGAAACATGACGAAGAGCTATGGCGTCATATGGAGGTCATTACAAAG GTGTACCCGCAATACTATGCATTTAGATGGATTACATTACTGTTGACAATGGAGTTCAGCTTCAATGTGTGTATTCACATCTGGGATGCCATGTTAGGCGATCCCGAAGGTCCTCCG GACACCTTGCTGAGGATATGCTGTGCTATGCTCATTCTTGTCCGGAAGCGGCTCCTGGTTGGAGATTTCACCGCCAATATCCAGCTGCTGCAGCACTACCCGCAAACTAACATAGATCACCTCCTCCACATCGCTAACAGATTGAGAGGAACCATGCCCAGCTAG